In Pyrus communis chromosome 8, drPyrComm1.1, whole genome shotgun sequence, one genomic interval encodes:
- the LOC137742874 gene encoding F-box protein At3g62230-like yields the protein MGTISNTSSDSLVLIISLLPFKEAARTCLLSKRFRNLWRRAELNVEFNERLHVVAAEPAQREIQRQDFINSVRRYIARANNEQVNVSKFHLVLTLSQDSRVIADEGIDFSVQRSVKHLAIDFSDAAWNEDRFEIDEWAAEENEAARTYVLPESFYWMNLVLESLTLISCNFNIPRLANFHLLKKISLAWIEFPDTNLHKLLVSCVVLESLSLKNCWDLDRLDVCGNDLNLRSLVVDRCWYRVLDEFRIEAPNLMYFKYAGFCAPLFEVKNTGRVKVLDIEFGLEEDCRPELGDSLNDLLHKLCSISTLTVCTYTLQVISMGKDPIGVQNPLGVTSLTLKTAMHGFEILGIKFFLCSCPRLEILDIVIRPGRIFYDKYRPPQYALQNPAMVWAVVDQCITETLRRVRVMGFRGTPNEMNVLEYLIQNGRVMQNLRLIISREVDDDGTPDTYDLRAQDLLTVRRASPDLQIAIMDNGAYLKNTLRSMVVDHRQYIWRREGVANDNGTLSAIVSSNCAVAACVDCTVSGVAAGYAMGTANSRCCWWCIH from the exons ATGGGTACCATCTCAAACACATCCTCGGATTCCCTTGTGCTCATCATCTCCCTCTTGCCCTTTAAAGAGGCCGCAAGAACCTGTCTTCTGTCCAAGCGTTTTCGTAATCTTTGGCGTAGGGCCGAACTCAACGTCGAGTTCAACGAGCGTCTCCATGTTGTTGCAGCAGAACCAGCACAGAGAGAGATCCAGAGACAAGATTTCATCAATTCTGTGCGGCGCTATATTGCACGTGCAAACAATGAACAAGTCAATGTGAGCAAGTTTCATCTGGTATTAACATTGTCTCAAGATTCCCGAGTGATTGCAGATGAAGGCATCGATTTTTCAGTCCAGCGTAGCGTCAAACACCTAGCGATCGATTTTTCAGACGCCGCATGGAATGAAGACAGGTTCGAGATTGATGAGTGGGCAGCCGAAGAGAACGAGGCTGCGCGGACGTATGTTTTGCCTGAGAGTTTCTATTGGATGAATCTAGTTCTTGAATCCTTGACTCTGATTTCTTGCAACTTCAATATCCCACGACTCGCGAATTTCCATCTGCTAAAGAAAATTTCTTTGGCTTGGATTGAGTTCCCGGACACTAATCTGCACAAGCTGTTGGTCAGCTGTGTGGTTCTTGAAAGTCTGAGTCTTAAGAATTGTTGGGACTTGGACAGACTTGACGTTTGCGGAAACGACTTGAATCTACGAAGTCTCGTGGTTGATCGGTGCTGGTATCGTGTTTTGGACGAGTTTCGTATTGAGGCACCAAATTTGATGTATTTCAAGTATGCTGGTTTCTGTGCCCCCCTGTTTGAGGTAAAGAACACTGGAAGAGTGAAAGTGTTAGATATCGAGTTTGGGCTTGAAGAGGATTGTAGGCCAGAATTAGGTGATTCTCTCAACGATCTCCTTCACAAACTTTGCTCCATCAGCACATTGACAGTTTGCACTTACACGCTTCAG GTTATTTCCATGGGAAAGGACCCAATTGGTGTGCAAAATCCTTTGGGCGTGACAAGCTTGACACTGAAAACTGCAATGCACGGCTTTGAGATTTTGGGCATCAAGTTTTTCTTGTGTAGCTGTCCTCGTTTGGAGATTCTTGATATTGTCATACGCCCAGGAAGAATTTTTTATGAT AAATATAGACCTCCTCAATATGCACTGCAGAATCCTGCGATGGTGTGGGCGGTCGTTGACCAATGCATAACCGAAACGCTAAGGAGGGTTCGAGTAATGGGTTTCAGGGGGACACCAAATGAGATGAATGTGCTCGAATATCTGATCCAAAATGGCCGTGTCATGCAAAATCTCCGTCTCATTATCTCGAGGGAAGTCGACGATGATGGAACCCCAGATACATACGACCTCAGAGCTCAAGATTTGCTTACTGTAAGAAGAGCCTCACCAGATCTGCAAATAGCAATTAT GGATAATGGGGCTTACCTCAAGAATACTCTCAGGAGCATGGTCGTCGACCATAGGCAATATATTTGGAGAAGAGAAGGGGTAGCCAATGATAATGGCACGCTGTCTGCGATTGTGTCCAGCAATTGTGCTGTTGCTGCTTGTGTCGACTGCACTGTTAGTGGTGTTGCTGCTGGTTATGCCATGGGCACTGCTAACAGTAGGTGTTGCTGGTGGTGTATCCACTAA
- the LOC137742873 gene encoding putative F-box protein At3g29830 has product MDRLSNLPNHILSDILSFVPFKEAAKTSTLSKHWHHQWQSTRNLDFNHLYFANRDSNGDVQLQPQIFIDFVQQFIANNKSPIMDKLSLTFSQPGDFQEMVEKCITFSVDRKVKHLKLDFSDPTWDENDLDGLAHPMFDLPQSFNNHQVLESVTLFSCKFDVFGFKNFGLLKSISLGWIELKVSTVKALLANCACLDSLSVKSCWDMDSLSVCGKDLKLSSLVVEKCHFLDPSFEIEAPNLKYMKYCGTVVLFTVNGTSLEEADLDFGPEFECDESLGDSLYQSLNGICPTRALTVCTYMLQVIPMGEEPTGMEPRLNVTHLTLRTAMHNYEQGGIRFFLNSCPRLETLTIDIDRSRRICNEYRPPFEDKFEDLWRSSAIIFQCITQTLRKVEIKSFKGMPNEVYMMLYLVNHARVMEKLTVITSSQESNNRGPETFRNIAEQVYGFRKASENLAIEIV; this is encoded by the exons ATGGACCGCCTCTCAAACCTCCCTAATCACATCCTCTCAGACATACTCTCCTTCGTGCCCTTCAAAGAAGCGGCAAAAACCTCCACCTTGTCCAAGCATTGGCACCACCAATGGCAGTCAACCCGAAACCTCGACTTCAACCACCTTTACTTCGCCAACCGTGATTCTAACGGAGATGTCCAACTCCAACCACAAATCTTCATCGATTTCGTCCAACAATTTATTGCAAACAACAAAAGTCCCATCATGGACAAACTGTCCCTCACATTTTCTCAGCCGGGAGACTTCCAAGAAATGGTGGAAAAATGCATCACATTTTCTGTCGACCGCAAAGTCAAACACCTGAAGCTTGATTTCTCCGACCCCACATGGGATGAAAACGACCTCGATGGCCTGGCACATCCAATGTTCGATTTGCCTCAGTCCTTTAACAACCATCAAGTTCTTGAATCCGTGACTCTCTTTTCTTGCAAATTTGACGTTTTCGGATTCAAGAATTTCGGGTTGCTGAAGAGCATTTCGTTGGGTTGGATCGAACTCAAAGTTTCTACTGTCAAGGCTTTGCTGGCCAACTGTGCGTGTCTCGACAGTTTGAGCGTGAAGAGTTGCTGGGACATGGACAGCCTTTCTGTTTGTGGGAAGGACTTGAAGTTGTCAAGTTTGGTTGTTGAAAAGTGCCATTTTCTGGATCCGTCCTTTGAAATCGAGGCTCCAAATCTCAAATATATGAAGTATTGTGGCACTGTGGTTTTATTTACTGTGAATGGAACTAGCTTGGAGGAGGCAGACCTTGATTTTGGACCTGAGTTTGAATGTGACGAATCGTTGGGAGATTCTCTCTATCAATCACTCAATGGAATTTGCCCTACGAGGGCTTTGACCGTTTGCACTTACATGCTTCAG GTTATTCCCATGGGAGAGGAACCAACTGGTATGGAACCAAGGTTGAATGTTACACACTTGACCTTAAGAACTGCCATGCACAACTATGAACAAGGTGGCATCCGGTTTTTCTTGAATAGTTGTCCTCGCTTGGAGACTCTTACAATCGACATAGACCGATCACGCAGAATATGCAAT GAATATAGACCCCCATTCGAGGATAAGTTTGAGGATTTGTGGAGGAGCAGTGCGATAATTTTCCAGTGCATAACTCAAACTTTGAGGAAAGTTGAGATCAAGAGCTTCAAGGGGATGCCAAATGAAGTCTATATGATGCTTTATCTTGTCAACCATGCTCGTGTGATGGAGAAGCTCACTGTGATCACCTCAAGTCAAGAAAGCAATAACCGCGGCCCAGAAACTTTTCGAAATATAGCTGAGCAAGTTTACGGTTTTAGAAAAGCATCGGAGAATCTGGCCATAGAAATAGTTTAA